A genome region from Pseudanabaena sp. Chao 1811 includes the following:
- the murB gene encoding UDP-N-acetylmuramate dehydrogenase yields the protein MSIDLLDQPPIRAHVSLAGLTSMKVGGAAEYFISPRSADELAASLAWASDCQLPITIIGAGSNLLISDDGLAGLVICTRHLRGIEFDEQTGQVTAAAGEPVARLAMQVASHGWAGFEWAVGIPGTVGGLVVMNAGAQGGCAADCVVEVQTVTLAGETKLIYPKDLDFSYRTSALQESPYLVTGATLKFQTGGQPEAIAADTEAKLKARHTTQPYHLPNCGSVFRNPLPQFAAKLIQDAGLKGYQIGNAQISELHANFIVNLGNAKAQDIFSLIEHIKTVISDRYGVVLETEVKMLGNF from the coding sequence ATGTCTATCGATTTACTAGACCAACCGCCAATCCGCGCTCATGTCTCCCTTGCAGGATTGACATCGATGAAAGTTGGAGGGGCGGCTGAATATTTCATCTCGCCCCGTTCTGCCGATGAGTTGGCGGCTAGTTTGGCATGGGCAAGTGATTGCCAGTTACCGATCACAATTATTGGTGCAGGCAGCAACCTTCTAATCAGTGACGATGGTTTAGCAGGGCTAGTAATTTGTACTAGACATCTGCGGGGCATCGAGTTTGATGAACAAACTGGACAGGTTACTGCTGCCGCAGGTGAGCCTGTTGCTCGTTTAGCCATGCAAGTGGCAAGTCATGGTTGGGCTGGCTTTGAATGGGCAGTTGGTATTCCGGGGACTGTGGGTGGATTGGTAGTCATGAACGCAGGGGCGCAGGGCGGATGTGCGGCTGATTGTGTTGTGGAGGTGCAGACAGTGACATTAGCTGGTGAAACTAAGCTAATTTATCCAAAGGATTTGGATTTTAGTTATCGCACTTCAGCTTTACAAGAGTCACCATATCTAGTGACAGGTGCAACCCTCAAATTTCAAACTGGTGGTCAGCCAGAGGCGATCGCGGCGGATACTGAAGCAAAACTCAAGGCAAGGCATACTACCCAGCCATACCATTTACCCAATTGTGGCAGCGTGTTTCGTAATCCTCTGCCCCAATTTGCTGCCAAATTGATTCAAGATGCAGGATTGAAAGGCTATCAAATTGGTAATGCCCAAATTTCGGAGTTACACGCTAACTTCATCGTTAACCTTGGCAATGCAAAAGCCCAAGATATTTTCAGTCTTATAGAACACATTAAAACTGTAATCAGCGATCGCTATGGCGTGGTACTGGAAACCGAAGTAAAGATGCTCGGTAATTTCTAA